In Endozoicomonas sp. GU-1, one DNA window encodes the following:
- a CDS encoding proton-conducting transporter transmembrane domain-containing protein yields the protein MTHWLLVMPVFIPLLTATACAFSFRARTLSSMISWSGALANLCIALLLVQQVIFQGLQVTAFGDWQAPFGIVFVADLLSASMVLITAIIGVAIVLYSTTDLRSKPFYGIYHSLIHALLAGVMGSFLTGDIFNLYVFFEVMLITSFGLMVLNANKQQVDAAVKYVVLNLISTMVFLLAIGLLYGATGTLNMADLHAKVPLLPDTTMMLISGLFLFGFAIKASAFPVFSWLPASYHHLPSAIVALYAALLTKVGVYALLRVFTIVFDLVDSGYQPLLMVIAGLTMLTGVLGAASQFHIKRILSFHIISQIGYMLMGLAIYTPLAITGAIFYIIHHIIVKANLFLIGGFLQRRQGSDNLRELGGAYRSMPWLALLFLIPAFSLAGFPPLSGFWGKFLVIKASLQTDAYLLAATALFVGLMTIYSMTKIWAEAFWKPLPDNAAAPIPLTRRENCLYIVPIVALAVLTILIGLLVEPIYQLAETSATNLLKPQPYIDAVLGSDSTAYSAHLSVPGAAGGTQP from the coding sequence ATGACCCATTGGCTACTGGTTATGCCTGTTTTTATTCCACTGCTGACCGCTACCGCCTGCGCTTTCAGCTTTCGCGCCCGCACCCTGTCATCGATGATCAGCTGGTCCGGAGCCCTCGCCAACCTGTGTATCGCCCTGTTGCTGGTCCAGCAGGTCATTTTCCAGGGCCTGCAGGTAACCGCCTTTGGTGACTGGCAAGCCCCCTTCGGCATTGTCTTTGTCGCCGACCTGCTATCGGCCAGCATGGTGCTGATTACTGCCATTATCGGTGTCGCGATTGTGCTCTACAGCACCACCGATTTGCGCAGCAAACCGTTCTATGGGATCTATCACAGTTTGATTCATGCGCTGCTGGCCGGTGTGATGGGCAGCTTTTTAACCGGCGACATTTTCAATCTCTATGTGTTTTTTGAGGTCATGCTCATTACCTCATTTGGCCTGATGGTACTGAATGCCAATAAACAGCAGGTGGATGCGGCGGTTAAATACGTGGTGCTCAACCTGATCTCCACCATGGTTTTCCTGTTGGCCATCGGGCTGCTGTATGGCGCTACCGGCACCTTGAATATGGCCGACCTGCACGCCAAAGTTCCGTTACTGCCGGACACCACCATGATGCTGATTTCCGGGTTGTTTCTCTTTGGCTTTGCCATCAAGGCATCGGCGTTCCCGGTCTTCTCCTGGCTGCCAGCGTCCTATCATCATCTGCCCAGCGCCATCGTTGCCCTGTACGCCGCACTGCTGACCAAAGTGGGGGTTTATGCGTTGCTCCGCGTCTTCACCATTGTGTTTGACCTGGTCGATAGCGGCTACCAGCCATTGCTGATGGTGATTGCCGGCCTGACCATGCTCACCGGCGTGCTTGGTGCAGCCAGTCAATTCCATATTAAACGTATTCTGTCGTTTCATATTATCAGTCAGATTGGCTATATGTTGATGGGACTGGCCATCTATACACCGCTGGCCATCACGGGCGCGATTTTCTACATCATCCACCACATTATTGTTAAGGCCAATTTGTTCCTGATCGGCGGCTTCCTGCAGCGCAGACAGGGCAGTGATAACCTGCGTGAGCTGGGTGGCGCTTATCGAAGCATGCCGTGGCTGGCCCTGTTGTTTCTGATTCCGGCGTTCTCTCTGGCGGGCTTTCCACCACTGTCCGGCTTCTGGGGCAAATTTCTGGTGATCAAGGCAAGCCTGCAAACTGACGCCTATCTGTTGGCGGCCACCGCCCTGTTTGTTGGCCTGATGACCATTTACTCAATGACCAAAATCTGGGCCGAAGCGTTCTGGAAACCGCTGCCGGATAATGCCGCTGCACCGATCCCCCTGACCCGGCGGGAAAACTGCCTGTATATCGTCCCTATTGTGGCACTGGCCGTATTGACCATTCTGATTGGTTTGCTGGTCGAACCCATTTATCAGCTGGCAGAAACCTCTGCGACCAACCTGCTCAAGCCACAGCCTTATATTGATGCCGTGCTTGGCAGCGACAGCACGGCTTATTCAGCGCATCTCTCCGTACCAGGAGCCGCTGGAGGAACGCAACCATGA
- a CDS encoding cation:proton antiporter, translated as MMAFATHFAFVGLLASLALAFIRLCKGPSLADRVIALDLIAFITIGFIGVFTIYSNATAFMDIAITLALVAFLSTIAFARFIMRVPLSQSRGDSGLSSGEKS; from the coding sequence ATGATGGCTTTTGCCACTCATTTCGCCTTTGTCGGTTTGTTAGCCAGCCTGGCTCTGGCATTTATCCGGCTGTGCAAAGGCCCTTCGCTGGCGGACCGGGTGATCGCCCTGGATCTCATCGCCTTTATCACCATCGGCTTTATTGGTGTATTCACCATTTACAGCAACGCCACTGCATTTATGGATATTGCCATCACCCTGGCCCTGGTGGCGTTTCTCAGCACCATTGCCTTTGCCCGCTTTATTATGCGCGTGCCACTGAGTCAGTCTCGCGGAGACTCAGGCTTAAGTTCAGGAGAAAAATCATGA
- a CDS encoding glycosyltransferase family protein, protein MIGICGIGNGHLNRQLPCLNYLRDRDHQIVLFTYGQALEYFHNHQKEYPGVRVCEVNNPYIAGCLTGLDFEATSKLPQNNRMNFNQINFRAMAVANQQLGTPDLVISDYEQVSAQYAYSKQAPLITSDQQSKFLTGSFIPDLAGTSFRDERERLSLFFPRADKRLATSFFNVQPGAQEQQRRDTANVTLLPPVIRPEIIAAREQGHGTTASLLMYITAQSWTSLPIDQWLQTVQESVPDDITVHIFLPIQCLLPADSACCRFYHHGDAQFVSLLAACTGVISTAGHTLLSEAMYLNKPVYAIPLENLYEQQINAKVIGDNQFGINSGELSAEKLKTFIANLAFYSDNISKDNTVLLRGNGKDQVIQIVEQTLQENQRPVQEPSPCQEITFSSTDSGAEKKILFNAEPFGFGPSAAIGEIFPYVRKQARHLAYIGEKHTLDIQSKYPYNRIIDCTGQGSATDRKEKYLRHLREYDLFITACDLEVAGWAKEAGLEVIVYDPLSWYWKEVSPAITHADLYLVQNFLTVQERLQENRNKLPETIVVPSIVSGLQRLQDQHPQTNTASLLLVNTGGLMNPLVTSSIMVNYAKIIMNCINQTLGCHYDQLQFLGSRTLAEATGDQFEVQTLTPDQVQDVLQQSTVALMTPGLGNIFEAAALGKKIIWLPPANDSQGQQLTLLKRNHMVDASIDWHDIFPGTAPIDYFKRQEEVMASITHLIERLTTEPGAITTLSHLMATAHQQLSHTDESSLSELDRRFSHGGGKVIADQILPRLHKQNTLKEEEKQ, encoded by the coding sequence GTGATTGGCATCTGTGGCATTGGCAACGGCCATCTGAACCGTCAGTTGCCCTGCCTCAATTACCTCAGGGACAGAGATCATCAGATCGTCCTGTTCACTTACGGGCAGGCGCTGGAGTATTTCCACAACCATCAGAAGGAGTATCCGGGGGTTCGCGTATGTGAGGTGAACAATCCCTACATTGCCGGCTGTCTGACCGGGCTGGATTTTGAGGCCACCAGTAAGCTGCCACAAAACAACCGCATGAACTTCAACCAGATCAACTTCCGGGCCATGGCAGTAGCGAACCAACAACTGGGTACTCCGGATCTGGTGATCAGTGATTACGAGCAGGTGTCCGCCCAGTATGCCTACAGCAAGCAGGCTCCGCTGATCACCAGCGACCAGCAAAGCAAGTTTTTAACCGGCAGCTTCATACCTGATCTGGCGGGTACGTCATTTCGGGATGAACGGGAGCGGCTGTCACTTTTCTTTCCCCGTGCCGACAAGCGTTTGGCAACCTCCTTCTTCAACGTTCAACCTGGCGCGCAAGAGCAACAGCGCAGGGATACTGCCAATGTCACCCTGCTGCCACCGGTGATTCGTCCGGAAATCATTGCTGCCAGAGAACAAGGCCATGGCACAACGGCCTCGTTACTGATGTACATTACTGCCCAGTCGTGGACCTCTCTGCCTATTGATCAATGGCTACAGACCGTCCAGGAGAGTGTACCAGACGACATCACAGTACATATATTTTTACCCATACAGTGTCTGCTTCCTGCTGATAGTGCGTGTTGTCGGTTTTATCACCATGGCGACGCCCAATTTGTTTCATTACTTGCTGCTTGCACCGGGGTGATCTCCACCGCAGGACACACACTGCTGTCAGAAGCCATGTACCTGAACAAGCCCGTCTATGCCATACCCCTGGAAAATCTGTATGAACAGCAGATCAATGCCAAAGTGATTGGCGACAACCAGTTTGGAATAAACTCGGGGGAGCTGAGTGCAGAAAAACTGAAAACGTTTATTGCCAACCTGGCTTTTTATTCCGACAACATCAGCAAAGATAACACCGTGCTTTTGCGGGGCAATGGCAAAGACCAGGTTATCCAAATCGTTGAGCAAACGCTGCAGGAAAACCAGCGCCCTGTTCAGGAGCCCTCCCCCTGCCAGGAGATCACATTTTCCAGCACGGATTCAGGGGCAGAAAAAAAGATACTGTTTAATGCAGAACCCTTCGGTTTTGGCCCTTCTGCTGCCATCGGGGAAATATTTCCTTACGTGCGCAAACAGGCCAGACACCTCGCTTATATCGGCGAAAAGCACACCCTCGATATTCAGTCCAAGTACCCCTATAACCGAATCATTGACTGCACCGGACAGGGCTCTGCCACCGACCGCAAAGAAAAGTACCTCCGCCACCTGCGTGAATACGATCTGTTTATCACCGCCTGTGATCTGGAGGTTGCCGGGTGGGCCAAAGAAGCAGGCCTTGAGGTCATCGTATATGATCCACTGTCCTGGTACTGGAAAGAGGTGTCTCCAGCCATTACCCATGCCGACCTCTATCTGGTACAGAACTTTCTCACCGTGCAGGAGCGGTTACAGGAAAACAGAAATAAACTGCCGGAAACCATCGTCGTACCTTCCATTGTATCCGGCCTGCAGCGCCTTCAGGATCAGCACCCCCAAACCAATACGGCCAGTCTGTTGCTGGTCAATACCGGTGGGCTGATGAATCCCCTGGTGACTTCTTCCATCATGGTGAACTACGCAAAAATCATCATGAACTGCATCAACCAGACCCTTGGCTGTCACTACGACCAGCTCCAATTTCTGGGCAGCCGCACCCTGGCAGAAGCCACAGGGGACCAGTTTGAGGTCCAGACACTGACACCTGATCAAGTGCAGGATGTTTTGCAGCAATCAACAGTGGCCCTGATGACCCCGGGACTTGGCAACATATTTGAGGCGGCCGCCCTGGGGAAAAAAATTATCTGGCTGCCTCCGGCCAATGACAGCCAGGGCCAGCAGTTAACACTGCTCAAGCGAAATCACATGGTGGATGCCAGCATTGACTGGCATGACATCTTTCCCGGGACCGCGCCCATTGACTACTTCAAACGTCAGGAAGAGGTTATGGCATCCATCACTCATCTTATCGAAAGGTTAACGACGGAACCCGGAGCAATCACAACACTCAGCCATCTCATGGCTACTGCTCACCAGCAATTGTCCCATACCGACGAGTCATCATTGAGTGAACTTGACCGACGATTTTCCCATGGCGGAGGGAAAGTCATTGCTGATCAGATTCTGCCAAGACTACATAAACAAAACACCCTGAAGGAGGAGGAAAAACAATGA
- a CDS encoding phytanoyl-CoA dioxygenase family protein, with protein sequence MNPLARPNCSNNTFKEISYTDHKVYDGQRADPKVIKEAFVEHGYIVAGNVSTEADRNSAVSLLQRQIKHHPEASINGFFELYHDDALAQLRQNPTMVKLFETLWDNKKLWVVFDRCIYMRPETDHNSFLPLHVDQNPHTQPGFSAVQGLLALRDCDQTTGMLGIIPGSHHDFGQYKSWSDKKQGWIEYQGEDIQDRWQALRAVQLKEGEMVVWDSRLTHSRFNPDPDCTDSRRDRMLAMISFLPASADEALREKRVHALESGEGQYNHEAGLRKTAGSQIESLRVNRENLTDTGRKIYGVEPW encoded by the coding sequence ATGAACCCACTGGCACGCCCCAATTGCAGTAACAATACCTTTAAAGAGATCAGTTATACCGATCATAAAGTGTACGATGGACAGCGGGCTGACCCGAAAGTCATCAAAGAAGCCTTTGTGGAGCATGGTTACATCGTTGCCGGGAATGTTTCCACTGAAGCGGATCGTAACAGTGCCGTCAGCCTGTTGCAGCGTCAGATCAAGCATCATCCGGAAGCCAGCATCAATGGTTTTTTTGAACTGTACCATGATGATGCCCTGGCCCAGCTGAGGCAGAACCCAACCATGGTCAAGCTGTTTGAAACCCTTTGGGATAATAAAAAACTATGGGTGGTATTTGACCGATGCATTTATATGCGGCCAGAAACAGACCATAACAGCTTCCTCCCCCTTCATGTGGATCAAAACCCTCATACCCAGCCCGGTTTCAGTGCGGTTCAAGGCTTACTGGCGCTCAGGGATTGTGATCAAACCACCGGCATGCTGGGTATTATCCCCGGCTCCCATCATGACTTCGGGCAATATAAATCGTGGTCAGATAAAAAGCAGGGCTGGATTGAATATCAGGGCGAGGATATACAAGACCGTTGGCAGGCACTCCGGGCTGTGCAATTGAAAGAAGGGGAGATGGTGGTTTGGGATTCTCGCCTGACCCACTCACGATTTAATCCAGACCCGGACTGCACCGACAGCAGGCGCGACCGTATGCTGGCGATGATCAGCTTTCTGCCCGCCTCTGCCGATGAGGCGCTAAGGGAAAAAAGGGTCCACGCCCTGGAAAGTGGCGAAGGCCAATACAATCATGAGGCAGGATTGCGGAAAACGGCAGGTTCTCAGATTGAATCATTACGGGTGAACCGGGAAAACCTGACGGATACAGGCAGGAAAATCTATGGCGTCGAACCTTGGTGA
- a CDS encoding transposase — MIKTTIFLIKILFFVELKNASARCVYELFYCPRGQDENYIKHLKNDLSCDRTSDMGFRANALRMYYACAAYVLHYEMRTTVLKDTEMQRAQPSTVIAKLFKIAVKVVEYKDRVKLHLPSSNPMKVLLQRVTEAFAAMPVLKPG, encoded by the coding sequence TTGATTAAAACGACAATCTTCTTGATAAAAATTCTTTTTTTTGTGGAACTCAAGAATGCCTCGGCCCGGTGCGTTTATGAGCTGTTCTATTGTCCCAGAGGACAGGATGAAAACTACATCAAACACCTGAAAAATGATCTGTCCTGTGATCGGACATCGGATATGGGCTTTCGGGCGAATGCATTGCGTATGTACTACGCCTGTGCCGCGTATGTTCTGCATTACGAAATGAGAACCACTGTATTGAAGGATACAGAGATGCAGAGGGCTCAGCCTTCAACAGTGATCGCCAAGCTGTTCAAAATTGCCGTTAAGGTGGTGGAGTATAAAGACCGTGTTAAGTTACATCTGCCCAGCAGCAACCCAATGAAAGTGTTGCTGCAACGAGTGACAGAGGCTTTTGCTGCTATGCCAGTCCTCAAACCGGGATAA
- a CDS encoding ankyrin repeat domain-containing protein: protein MWRSTQKQLSFTLSKHAFQQVRNNLEGCLKKNQDRFTELLEEVKNDFQKERGSTHRPPILDDTIRKIENNIEVLKTEQHKLKKDEFVLSVFGAFNSGKSTTINAIVGMENLPYRDSAMTALPTLIRHTPGNAHPVLKLGDKTDTLNNLLSTLREEMATGLDKKNKPLKKNRELLKLQKNIELEQVLEEIVKPDYKFKSRYHKEDEIQKCLLELNYVFRMLEKLSKESNKIEFNIEEFFQQSSIPVVEVEFTALRDVRKDDECSFSLMDTPGYGESKEGSEKILELIEKLLVKSSTAIAVLDKGYLEGSISEDIYDRLEKFAKSQPNDVYVWVNKFDQKKSKDRGVPEIKDIVSNNVEHVKPYNIFPVSSHYAYLAYMVERELNTNGCLKEAKNKSWVQDFFNAHYPTATMEEEYLGKENQAMVRRDVERLRNLSRYKEAIETCISSPYTSAQLLIIASATMKLEESESEIKEIEEQKRKMHVWKANKSAIDKYKTRFGSLTAGPAGFLSCVFSGGIFQALVPAVTASTSMAVALPPVAGIIGGVTALYYGFKFGEAVAETGYSWLYPDPDFLAQRSSSEPKQPTELYKILEKYKNPEPNQNAPHNMSPKDCDSLIEALNNEDDVTVRNLIEKGINVNTNLGNGDTPLHLATQNGSACSVKSLIGEGRGRAMEIIRIMSLATSMIKTAINDGKFAAVMDLIYKSRDFCDAIKNLTHRGADVNATNEKGYTPLHLAAEGNQKECLQHLVNAGANVNSIEKKVGKTPLHIAAQHGNNECLEVLLSKKTDVTESLKAAYENLKQAYIVIDDARQKNDESKISIAVKILQLLETTLPALTALADVGVNINARTKNGETPLHIAAECGNDKCVELLIKNGTDLSAKTAEGDTPLDLAAMKSNPKCKRIVQILKEELGKQKSRNTPTYSFAT from the coding sequence ATGTGGAGATCTACCCAAAAACAACTTAGTTTCACTCTGAGTAAGCATGCGTTTCAACAAGTGAGGAATAATCTGGAAGGTTGCCTGAAAAAAAATCAAGACCGTTTTACAGAATTACTTGAAGAGGTAAAAAATGATTTTCAAAAAGAGCGGGGAAGTACACACCGCCCCCCTATTCTTGATGATACTATCAGAAAGATAGAAAACAATATTGAAGTACTTAAAACTGAGCAACATAAACTAAAGAAAGATGAATTTGTACTTTCTGTATTTGGTGCGTTCAACTCTGGCAAATCTACAACAATTAATGCAATTGTTGGTATGGAAAATCTACCCTATCGCGACTCTGCCATGACGGCTCTCCCCACTCTGATTCGTCATACGCCTGGCAATGCACATCCAGTATTGAAACTTGGGGATAAAACAGACACCCTTAACAATTTATTGTCCACACTGCGTGAAGAAATGGCTACAGGCCTTGATAAAAAAAATAAACCCCTAAAGAAGAACCGTGAATTATTAAAGCTACAGAAAAACATTGAATTAGAGCAGGTTTTAGAGGAGATTGTAAAGCCTGATTACAAATTTAAATCACGCTATCACAAAGAGGATGAAATTCAGAAATGTTTACTCGAACTAAACTATGTGTTCAGAATGCTCGAAAAGCTGAGCAAAGAAAGTAACAAAATTGAATTTAATATTGAGGAGTTCTTTCAACAAAGTTCAATTCCAGTTGTCGAAGTTGAGTTTACTGCCTTGCGTGATGTGAGAAAAGATGACGAATGTTCTTTCAGCCTTATGGATACTCCTGGTTACGGTGAATCTAAGGAAGGTTCGGAAAAAATACTTGAGTTGATAGAAAAGCTTCTCGTTAAATCCAGCACTGCTATTGCAGTATTGGATAAAGGATATTTAGAAGGCAGTATTAGCGAAGATATATACGATAGACTTGAGAAGTTTGCCAAGAGTCAACCCAATGATGTTTACGTTTGGGTAAATAAATTTGATCAAAAGAAAAGTAAAGATCGTGGCGTACCAGAGATTAAAGACATCGTTTCCAATAATGTTGAACATGTAAAACCGTACAATATTTTCCCCGTATCCTCCCATTATGCGTATCTGGCTTATATGGTGGAGCGTGAGTTGAATACAAATGGATGTCTGAAAGAAGCAAAAAACAAATCATGGGTTCAAGATTTCTTTAATGCACACTACCCTACGGCAACTATGGAAGAAGAATATCTTGGCAAAGAAAATCAGGCAATGGTTAGGAGAGATGTTGAAAGACTAAGGAATTTATCAAGGTATAAGGAAGCGATCGAAACTTGTATTAGCTCCCCATATACAAGTGCTCAACTACTAATCATAGCATCCGCAACCATGAAATTAGAAGAATCAGAATCGGAAATAAAAGAAATTGAAGAGCAAAAAAGAAAAATGCATGTTTGGAAAGCTAATAAGAGCGCCATTGATAAATATAAAACAAGGTTCGGTTCCCTTACAGCAGGTCCGGCGGGATTTTTGTCGTGTGTTTTCTCGGGCGGTATTTTTCAAGCTTTGGTACCTGCGGTTACTGCTTCTACATCTATGGCTGTAGCATTACCTCCAGTAGCAGGAATTATAGGGGGTGTTACAGCATTATATTATGGTTTCAAATTTGGTGAAGCAGTTGCTGAAACAGGATACTCATGGTTATATCCCGATCCCGACTTTCTTGCTCAGAGGAGTTCTTCTGAACCGAAGCAGCCAACTGAACTGTATAAAATATTAGAAAAATATAAAAACCCAGAGCCTAACCAAAACGCCCCCCATAATATGTCACCGAAGGATTGCGATAGTTTAATAGAAGCACTCAATAATGAGGATGATGTGACTGTACGCAATTTGATTGAAAAAGGAATTAATGTCAACACCAACCTCGGGAACGGTGATACACCCCTTCATCTTGCTACTCAAAACGGCTCTGCATGCTCCGTTAAATCTTTGATTGGTGAGGGACGAGGCAGAGCTATGGAAATAATAAGAATTATGAGTTTAGCTACTTCAATGATCAAGACTGCTATCAATGATGGCAAATTTGCAGCTGTGATGGATTTAATTTACAAATCCCGTGATTTTTGTGACGCTATAAAAAACCTGACTCACAGAGGGGCTGATGTCAACGCCACTAATGAGAAAGGCTATACGCCTTTGCACCTTGCTGCTGAGGGAAATCAAAAAGAATGTTTGCAACACTTGGTTAATGCTGGAGCTAATGTCAATTCGATAGAAAAAAAAGTTGGTAAGACTCCCCTACATATTGCTGCGCAACATGGTAATAATGAATGTTTGGAGGTCTTGCTCAGCAAAAAGACTGATGTTACTGAAAGCCTGAAAGCTGCATATGAAAATCTAAAACAGGCATATATTGTAATTGATGATGCCAGACAAAAAAACGATGAATCTAAAATATCGATTGCGGTAAAGATACTTCAGCTGCTTGAGACCACTCTTCCAGCTCTTACTGCTTTGGCTGATGTTGGTGTAAATATAAATGCTCGAACAAAAAATGGCGAAACCCCACTCCATATTGCTGCTGAATGTGGTAATGATAAATGTGTGGAATTATTGATCAAAAATGGTACGGACCTCTCTGCTAAGACGGCTGAAGGAGATACGCCCTTGGATCTTGCCGCAATGAAATCGAATCCGAAATGTAAGCGAATTGTGCAAATACTGAAAGAAGAATTAGGCAAACAGAAAAGTAGAAACACTCCCACCTATAGTTTTGCGACTTAA
- a CDS encoding transposase yields MARKKNDCEKAAIRRFLAQVKHDHPQIKLVILLDGLYADNPTIALIKKYGWHYIIVAKDGNHESLIEVMNELYDQGEVEHHTIVDKEKNTTHRFRYANNVTLNLQDDAEQVNVLDYIEIDKAGNSHVWCWVTDIELTKKTVESVMRGGRCRWHIENQTFNTLKNQGYQLEHSYGHGESHLATNFAYLTFLAFLVDQIQELACPRFQKALNKPAKPTRKRLWKKITSLFLTLMIDSWDALFKAIAHGSKAQKLEFDTS; encoded by the coding sequence ATGGCACGAAAAAAAAATGATTGTGAAAAAGCTGCTATCCGACGTTTTCTGGCCCAGGTAAAACACGACCATCCGCAAATAAAGCTGGTCATTCTACTTGACGGCTTATACGCTGATAACCCCACCATTGCTCTGATCAAGAAGTATGGCTGGCACTATATTATCGTCGCAAAAGATGGTAACCATGAGTCGCTTATTGAGGTCATGAATGAGCTTTATGATCAGGGCGAAGTTGAGCACCATACCATCGTTGATAAAGAGAAAAATACAACTCACCGATTTCGCTATGCAAACAATGTGACCCTGAATCTTCAGGATGATGCAGAGCAGGTTAATGTCCTGGATTATATTGAAATTGATAAAGCAGGTAATTCGCATGTTTGGTGCTGGGTAACGGATATTGAATTAACCAAAAAGACAGTTGAATCTGTCATGAGAGGAGGTCGTTGTAGATGGCATATTGAGAACCAAACATTTAACACCCTGAAAAACCAAGGCTATCAACTTGAGCACAGCTATGGTCATGGCGAATCTCACCTGGCTACGAATTTCGCCTACCTTACATTCCTGGCTTTTCTTGTGGATCAAATCCAGGAATTGGCTTGTCCACGATTTCAAAAAGCATTAAATAAACCAGCGAAGCCAACACGAAAACGACTATGGAAAAAAATAACCAGCTTATTTCTTACCTTGATGATTGATAGTTGGGATGCTTTGTTTAAAGCAATTGCCCATGGATCCAAAGCCCAGAAACTAGAATTTGATACTTCATAA
- a CDS encoding Na+/H+ antiporter subunit E yields MNLFLLNILLAFGWMLLNGDYGSTDFTIGFVVGFFALLLTEPFHNKPHYGRKFLAALKLLAVFLYKLLTSSLQVVWDVITPTHLSHPAIIKVPLAVESDMEIMLLANMVSLTPGSLTLDVSEDRRYLIVHAMFSKNEQSVIDDIKTSLERRILEVTRD; encoded by the coding sequence ATGAACCTGTTTTTGTTAAACATCCTGTTAGCGTTTGGCTGGATGCTGCTGAACGGCGACTATGGCAGCACCGATTTTACCATTGGTTTTGTGGTCGGTTTTTTTGCCCTGTTGCTGACCGAACCCTTTCACAATAAACCCCACTACGGCCGCAAGTTCCTGGCAGCCCTGAAGCTGCTGGCGGTGTTCCTGTACAAACTGCTCACCAGTAGCCTGCAAGTGGTGTGGGACGTCATCACCCCGACCCACCTGAGCCATCCGGCCATTATCAAAGTGCCGCTGGCGGTTGAATCTGACATGGAGATTATGTTGCTGGCCAATATGGTGTCGCTAACGCCGGGCTCACTGACGCTGGATGTCAGTGAAGATCGCCGGTATTTGATCGTACATGCCATGTTCAGCAAGAACGAACAATCGGTGATCGACGATATCAAAACATCATTGGAGCGTCGTATTCTGGAGGTGACCCGTGACTGA
- the mnhG gene encoding monovalent cation/H(+) antiporter subunit G produces MMDWVVASCLIVGVLFSFFSALGILRMPDAYIRMHSSTKAGTIGVGLIMVAVALHFQGVSISSRAVGIIAFILMTAPVAAHLMGKSLLMNNYQMWRGHQQD; encoded by the coding sequence ATGATGGATTGGGTCGTCGCCAGCTGTTTAATTGTCGGGGTACTGTTCAGCTTTTTCTCTGCGCTGGGTATTTTACGGATGCCGGATGCTTACATTCGCATGCACTCATCCACCAAAGCGGGCACCATCGGGGTTGGTTTAATTATGGTGGCTGTGGCCCTGCACTTTCAGGGGGTTTCCATCAGTTCCCGGGCCGTCGGGATTATCGCCTTCATTCTGATGACCGCCCCCGTGGCAGCACATCTGATGGGTAAATCGCTGTTGATGAATAATTACCAGATGTGGCGTGGTCATCAGCAGGATTAA
- a CDS encoding RING finger domain-containing protein, with amino-acid sequence MNVADVCQICFESFNENDNEDLRCDDKVVLPCHKTHVFGRKCIAQWFDRSKKCPICRSEVPSFILESMPPTRSLHERIIRKVSQIATDVFICAASSAITAATFIGAVGIINLAIGLAETDDVESSLATGVSTAIATGSVFGAANSLADLKLFAFTGAAIGFAGCPIAFASNGYLSASHFAGFAAGAYVGGVWSYISNTHLDP; translated from the coding sequence ATGAATGTTGCGGATGTATGTCAAATCTGTTTCGAGTCTTTTAATGAAAATGATAATGAAGATCTTCGATGTGATGATAAAGTAGTTCTCCCGTGTCATAAGACTCATGTCTTTGGAAGAAAATGCATTGCTCAATGGTTTGACCGATCTAAGAAATGTCCTATTTGTAGGTCTGAAGTGCCGTCATTTATCCTTGAGAGTATGCCTCCTACTCGTTCATTGCATGAACGGATAATCAGAAAAGTTTCTCAAATTGCTACTGATGTTTTTATTTGTGCTGCTAGCTCTGCTATTACTGCGGCAACCTTTATTGGTGCCGTCGGCATTATTAACCTTGCCATTGGTTTGGCTGAGACTGATGATGTTGAGTCTTCCCTGGCTACTGGTGTAAGTACAGCCATTGCAACCGGTTCTGTTTTTGGAGCGGCAAATAGCCTGGCTGACTTAAAACTTTTCGCGTTTACGGGTGCAGCAATTGGCTTTGCCGGTTGTCCTATAGCTTTTGCAAGTAATGGCTACCTTTCTGCTTCTCATTTTGCTGGTTTTGCTGCTGGTGCATACGTTGGCGGAGTTTGGTCCTATATTAGTAATACTCATCTGGATCCATAA